A portion of the Leucoraja erinacea ecotype New England chromosome 9, Leri_hhj_1, whole genome shotgun sequence genome contains these proteins:
- the LOC129700423 gene encoding LOW QUALITY PROTEIN: photoreceptor outer segment membrane glycoprotein 2-like (The sequence of the model RefSeq protein was modified relative to this genomic sequence to represent the inferred CDS: inserted 3 bases in 2 codons; deleted 1 base in 1 codon) — translation MSWAEWPVSVPCKFLTLLNLSSAGRLPRDRVTSGPCPNRTLSSCSLGVLGVRFTKSRRXKLAQVLWILNCVSVLTEVVLISLGVYLRLEMRKRREVLAGEGMASVPKMLVAAGAIVFGVNLLGAKISHDCWDNKFSRWRLLMLPYITCILFFTFCILXSMMERSLHLCLQRTMRCFKDIDIPGRCSLKKTVDELHFEFHCCGNKGFRDWFEIQWISSRYLDMNSKEI, via the exons atgagttgggccgaatggcctgtttctgtgccgtgtaAGTTCCTGACTCTACTGAATTTGTCTTCTGCAGGAAGGTTACCCCGTGATCGTGTCACCTCAGGGCCGTGCCCGAACCGAACCCTGTCTTCTTGCAGTCTCGGTGTTCTTGGAGTGAGATTCACCAAAAGCAGGA CAAAACTGGCCCAGGTGCTGTGGATCTTAAACTGTGTGTCGGTGCTGACAGAGGTGGTTCTGATCAGCCTGGGAGTTTACCTGCGcctggagatgaggaaacgcagGGAGGTGCTGGCGGGTGAGGGGATGGCCTCGGTCCCCAAAATGCTGGTGGCGGCCGGTGCCATTGTTTTTGGTGTCAACCTGCTG GGGGCCAAGATCAGCCACGACTGCTGGGATAACAAGTTCTCCCGCTGGAGGCTGCTCATGCTTCCTTACATCACCTGCATCCTTTTCTTCACCTTCTGCATCCT GAGCATGATGGAGAGGTCCCTCCACCTGTGCCTCCAGCGCACCATGAGGTGCTTTAAAGACATTGATATCCCGGGCAGGTGCTCCCTCAAGAAGACCGTGGACGAGTTGCACTTCGAGTTCCACTGCTGCGGCAACAAAGGCTTCAGGGACTGGTTCGAGATCCAGTGGATCAGCTCACGCTATCTGGACATGAACTCCAAAGAAATCTAG